TAGAGCGCCAATTGAAATCTGGATTGCGCGCCGGTGGCCTCCATCATGCGGGACACGTGCCGGATGACGGTGCGCCGGCTGACGCCCAGGTTGCGGGCGATCGCGTCGTCGGTCGAGCCGACCGACAGGTACTGCAGGATCGACCACTCGAAGGGCCCGATCTCGCGGTCCGCCGGGTCGGCCGGCACCTCGATCGGCCGGGCGATCGACCAGCAGATCTCGAACGTGGACAGCAGGAACCGGATCAGGCTCTGGTGTCTGATCAGGAGCGCCGTGTGGTGGTCGTCGACGTCGCGCGCGGTGAGGGAGACGACGGCGGTCTCGTCGTCGACCACCAGCATCTTGGCGGGCACGTTGGCCATCACCCGGGCGTCCTCGCCGGCGGCGATGCACGGGATGACGTTGCCCTCGTAGCGGCCGGGCGCGGTGAGTGCGTCGCGCGCGTAGACGACGCGATAGGTCACGCCGGCGGCAAGGCTGCGCATCTCCATCGGATTGTCGAAGGACGTGTCACGGTACGGCGGGGTGTCGAAGACCTTGACCTGCCGGCGGGCGCCCGCCTCGATGCGGGCGACCACGCTGATGACCTCGTCGTCGCGGAGTACCTCGACCCGTGCCTCCGGTCCCGTGGTCGGTTTGGTGCGTTCGTAGCGCCGGAAGCGGGTGGTGGCTTCCCGTGCGGCATGGCTCAGCCGGGCGTTCATGCTGGCCACGAGCGCGTCGATGCCCCGCGCGGGATCGAGCGGGACGAGCACGTCCTCGCTCGTCTCCACCAGATCGAAGAGTGCCAACTCGGTTGCCGACCGGGCGATCTCGGTGATCGGGGAGCCGGTGCGTTGCGCGAGATCGTCGGGGCAGCGCGGTCCGTCGTCCAGCAGCGTGCAATAGAGCTTCGCTGCGAGCGGGCTCACCCCGAGGCGGACGAGTTCGTCCGACAGCGTGTCGGCCTCGGGCGACGCGTCGGTCATCAGTGCCCCGTTCCGGTGGCCGGCAGTTCGATCGCCGCAGCGATGGTAGCGGCCTGGCGATCACCGATGTGGCGTAAAAGTGACACTGGCATGAATATGCCGTTCCTGGGGCGTGCGGTCGACACCACGGTCGCGAGCGCGGCACCGGCCGACCCGGGCAGCGGACCGGACGACAACGCCCTCGCGATGGCCGGGCGACCTACTGAACGAGCGGTTCTTGACGCCGCGATTTCGGCAGGCGGACGCTTGAACGTCGAGGACAATTCCCGTCCGCGATGCCCTGCGAGAGTTCGAGGTGAGCCTCGTGTATGCATCGAACAACAATGCGTTTCTGATCAACAACTGCGAGTATCTGGAGAACCTCAGCGTCCTGCTCGAGGTGACCGAGGACGTCGCGACGACCGACAACGGAGGCTGGAGTTTCCAGCTCAACTGCTACCCACCTCCGGGTGAGTACTGCCAGACCAGCAACGTCAACTGGATGCAATACATCGTCTATGTGATGGACGGCCAGTTGCGTTACGAGATCCAGTACTGGGCGATCGGAGCGTCCACCTGGCCCACCGGCTACACGCCGGTGCAAGGGACCAGCCCGTGGCTGCCGTGCTGGCCGAACGACTACTACCTGTCCGGCTCGTTCGCGAGCATCGACGGGGACACGCTGCCGCGTCAGTCGCAGCTGCAGATCGCCCTGACCACCAACAGGTATGGCGGAGTCACCAAGGCCACGTTCACCTATACCGACCCGGACGGCGCTGTGCACTCGACCGAGAACGACCTGCCGGCCGTCCACCCGATCGACGCGTGCACGTTGAACCTGGTCGGCCCGGGTGGCGGGACGGGCTCGAATTTCACTCAGGGACTGCTGAATTCGCGCGGCATCATCTACTACACCATCTCCTCCGGTCAGCTTGCGGTGCAGAGTGGCGGAGC
This genomic window from Flexivirga oryzae contains:
- a CDS encoding helix-turn-helix domain-containing protein codes for the protein MTDASPEADTLSDELVRLGVSPLAAKLYCTLLDDGPRCPDDLAQRTGSPITEIARSATELALFDLVETSEDVLVPLDPARGIDALVASMNARLSHAAREATTRFRRYERTKPTTGPEARVEVLRDDEVISVVARIEAGARRQVKVFDTPPYRDTSFDNPMEMRSLAAGVTYRVVYARDALTAPGRYEGNVIPCIAAGEDARVMANVPAKMLVVDDETAVVSLTARDVDDHHTALLIRHQSLIRFLLSTFEICWSIARPIEVPADPADREIGPFEWSILQYLSVGSTDDAIARNLGVSRRTVIRHVSRMMEATGAQSRFQLAL